In the Kaistella sp. 97-N-M2 genome, one interval contains:
- a CDS encoding DUF6759 domain-containing protein → MKRFLLLLTFLLFITCDVLPTNRPVYRPGSSGSNTSNPSHNERSEFAALMEKDKINKKHVNAEVLTYLLNDTDPAESHTAAVIENTSGCDIIVRMVGISNNQIYNLPISAHTKNQFVVQKGNYTVKSNICGGNYYSQKYLTDPLILKLSAN, encoded by the coding sequence ATGAAACGATTCCTGCTGCTTCTCACTTTTCTGCTCTTCATTACATGCGATGTACTGCCCACCAACCGTCCGGTCTATCGCCCCGGTTCATCCGGTTCAAACACCTCGAATCCTTCCCATAATGAGAGAAGCGAATTTGCAGCTTTAATGGAGAAAGATAAAATTAATAAAAAACACGTGAATGCAGAAGTTCTTACCTATTTACTCAACGATACAGATCCCGCAGAAAGCCACACCGCCGCCGTCATCGAAAATACTTCGGGTTGTGATATCATCGTAAGAATGGTGGGAATCTCAAATAATCAAATCTACAATCTGCCCATTTCAGCGCACACGAAAAATCAGTTTGTTGTTCAAAAAGGAAATTACACCGTGAAATCGAATATTTGCGGCGGCAATTACTATTCTCAAAAATACCTGACCGATCCGCTGATCCTGAAACTTTCGGCGAATTAA
- the nirK gene encoding copper-containing nitrite reductase, which produces MKHLVTSFALALLTLQACKQNASDGSAGKTENAMEIKVSGETENQKAVNPPTVPAPIGDRAAKKVIVHLEATEEEGELADGVTYKFWTFNSTVPGSFIRIRVGDEVELHLKNASNSVMPHNIDLHAVNGPGGGAEATNVAPGKEAIFNFKALNPGLFVYHCAAAPVPLHIANGMYGLILVEPAGGLAKVDREYYIMQGEFYTKGKTDEKGLQEFDQDKGVDERPTYVVFNGKKNALMGANALQAKVGETVRIFVGNAGPNLVSSFHVIGEIFDKVYAEGGSKFNENVQTTVIPAGGAAMVEFKVEEPGEYVIVDHSIFRAFNKGAIGKLKVTGEKNPKVYHKVQ; this is translated from the coding sequence ATGAAACACCTAGTAACAAGCTTCGCATTGGCTCTTTTAACCCTTCAGGCATGTAAACAAAATGCTTCCGATGGGTCCGCCGGAAAGACTGAAAATGCAATGGAAATTAAAGTGAGCGGCGAAACAGAAAATCAGAAAGCCGTAAATCCACCCACGGTTCCTGCACCAATTGGCGACCGCGCCGCAAAAAAAGTAATCGTGCACCTGGAAGCCACCGAAGAAGAGGGCGAATTGGCGGACGGCGTTACTTACAAATTCTGGACTTTCAACAGTACCGTTCCGGGTTCATTTATCCGAATCCGAGTGGGCGACGAAGTTGAACTTCACCTTAAAAATGCGAGCAACAGCGTAATGCCGCACAATATCGATCTTCACGCCGTGAATGGTCCTGGTGGCGGTGCCGAAGCAACCAATGTGGCACCGGGAAAAGAAGCGATATTTAATTTTAAAGCTTTAAATCCGGGACTTTTTGTCTACCACTGTGCGGCAGCGCCCGTTCCTCTGCACATTGCGAACGGAATGTACGGTTTAATTTTGGTGGAACCGGCAGGCGGTCTGGCTAAAGTTGACCGCGAATACTACATTATGCAGGGAGAGTTTTACACGAAAGGAAAAACCGACGAAAAAGGACTGCAGGAGTTTGATCAGGACAAAGGCGTGGACGAAAGACCGACGTACGTAGTTTTCAACGGCAAGAAAAACGCTTTGATGGGTGCAAACGCACTACAGGCGAAAGTTGGCGAAACCGTACGGATTTTTGTGGGTAATGCGGGACCAAATCTCGTTTCTTCTTTCCACGTGATTGGGGAGATCTTCGACAAAGTATACGCAGAAGGCGGCTCTAAGTTTAACGAAAACGTGCAGACAACCGTTATTCCCGCAGGTGGCGCAGCAATGGTTGAATTTAAAGTTGAAGAACCGGGCGAGTACGTGATTGTAGACCACTCTATTTTCCGCGCCTTCAATAAAGGTGCGATCGGTAAGTTGAAAGTGACGGGTGAGAAAAACCCTAAAGTTTACCATAAAGTACAGTAA
- a CDS encoding formylglycine-generating enzyme family protein has product MSKIFKIFLCIGSFFFIFQACSKKPAGTKEKDASTFSTKEIQITPNVKMVSIKGGKYLPFYGDSSLVEVQDFLLDERPVTNAEFLDFVKKNPKWKRSNIKTLFADDTYLKNWQDDETLPKNADPEAPVTFVSWFAAKAFAKSAGKRLPTLDEWEYVAMADEESANARNKSEYSAHLINLYNEKLREKKKVQLSKPNYYGVYNMFDLVWEWTDDFNSIMTTADSRTGDFDDKGLFCASAATSAADVLNYASFMRYAFRSSLKANYTVENLGFRCAKDLQKNSK; this is encoded by the coding sequence ATGTCAAAAATTTTTAAAATATTTCTGTGCATCGGCAGTTTCTTTTTTATTTTTCAGGCCTGTTCGAAAAAACCGGCGGGAACTAAGGAGAAAGATGCTTCAACTTTTTCCACAAAAGAAATCCAAATCACGCCAAATGTGAAAATGGTTTCCATTAAAGGCGGAAAATATCTGCCCTTTTACGGAGACAGTTCTTTGGTGGAAGTTCAGGATTTTCTTCTGGATGAAAGACCTGTAACGAACGCAGAATTTTTAGATTTCGTAAAGAAAAATCCGAAATGGAAACGCAGCAACATTAAAACACTTTTTGCAGACGACACGTATCTGAAAAACTGGCAGGATGACGAAACGCTTCCCAAAAATGCGGACCCTGAGGCGCCTGTAACATTTGTTTCCTGGTTTGCGGCAAAAGCTTTCGCTAAAAGTGCTGGTAAAAGACTTCCAACTTTAGACGAATGGGAATACGTGGCGATGGCCGACGAAGAAAGTGCAAACGCGCGGAACAAATCCGAATATTCTGCACACCTCATCAATCTTTATAATGAAAAATTGAGAGAGAAAAAGAAAGTACAACTTTCAAAACCCAATTACTACGGCGTTTACAATATGTTCGATCTGGTTTGGGAATGGACGGATGATTTTAATTCGATTATGACCACCGCAGATTCCCGAACCGGCGACTTCGATGACAAGGGACTTTTCTGCGCATCGGCAGCCACAAGTGCGGCAGATGTGCTGAATTACGCATCATTTATGCGGTACGCCTTCAGATCGAGTTTAAAAGCGAATTACACGGTCGAAAATCTTGGTTTTAGATGTGCAAAAGACCTTCAAAAAAATTCAAAATGA
- a CDS encoding SCO family protein, whose protein sequence is MKKLFIILFSFFLCFGCTENQEEKEIVNEKTADSIFLLDSKWQNQEGKEMKLEDLKGKNLVIAMIFTSCQTACPLLVADMKKVESKIDAKKLKETSLVLITIDPENDTPEVLKKYAQQRNMEGEPWIFLRTDLESTREFANVLAVKYKKITPIIFSHSNIISIFNKKGEMISQEEGTVNFDAIAKTVNGLK, encoded by the coding sequence ATGAAAAAATTATTCATCATTCTCTTTTCTTTTTTCCTTTGTTTCGGCTGTACGGAAAATCAGGAAGAGAAAGAGATCGTTAATGAAAAAACAGCCGATTCCATTTTTTTACTGGATTCTAAATGGCAGAATCAGGAGGGTAAAGAAATGAAGCTGGAAGATTTAAAAGGCAAAAACCTTGTCATAGCGATGATCTTCACGAGTTGCCAAACGGCGTGTCCGCTTTTGGTTGCAGACATGAAAAAAGTAGAATCGAAGATTGATGCCAAAAAACTGAAAGAAACGTCGCTAGTTTTAATTACCATCGACCCGGAAAACGATACGCCCGAAGTCTTGAAAAAATACGCTCAGCAAAGAAATATGGAAGGCGAACCCTGGATTTTCCTGCGAACCGACCTCGAATCAACGCGCGAGTTTGCGAATGTTTTGGCGGTGAAATACAAAAAAATTACACCCATTATCTTTTCCCACTCCAACATCATCAGTATTTTTAATAAAAAAGGTGAAATGATTAGTCAGGAAGAAGGAACGGTAAATTTCGACGCCATAGCAAAAACCGTGAACGGGTTGAAATAA
- a CDS encoding DUF4407 domain-containing protein — MSTQKIIPSNQASHSMNWFQKFLMVCSGGNIHILRKTPSEWNKFAGIGGIVLFTAIFATLSAGYAMFTVFDDIWISTGFALLWGLMIFNLDRYIVSSIKKTGTWWNQILMAIPRLILAAFLGIIISKPLELKIFEKEVNKQLNTIIQRNKTQLQAEMNGRILQQSGPFETEKKQIQTKIADYQRSYDSASVELEKEILGKQSGLTSGKVGYGTNAKRKAELKEQRRQDLENYRQQIAPRQDYLDKEISKVYTNIETERTKTETFEDKFNGFAARLQALDELGKNTAIIGVAAAFIMGLFISLEIAPVLVKLISAVGPYDYLLEKTENDFRLYSKEKIEKGNAGTDWRIDDFKDRLGKDNPDI, encoded by the coding sequence ATGAGCACACAGAAAATTATCCCCTCCAATCAGGCCAGCCATTCGATGAACTGGTTTCAGAAATTTCTTATGGTTTGTTCCGGCGGAAATATTCATATTTTAAGAAAGACGCCGAGCGAGTGGAACAAATTCGCCGGCATTGGCGGCATCGTCTTATTTACGGCTATTTTTGCTACGTTGTCTGCCGGTTATGCCATGTTCACAGTTTTCGACGATATCTGGATTTCCACGGGTTTTGCTCTTTTGTGGGGTTTGATGATTTTTAATCTGGATCGATACATCGTCTCTTCCATCAAGAAAACCGGGACGTGGTGGAACCAGATATTAATGGCAATTCCGCGCTTGATTTTAGCGGCCTTCCTCGGAATTATTATTTCAAAACCTTTGGAACTGAAAATTTTCGAAAAAGAAGTTAACAAACAGCTGAACACCATCATTCAACGCAACAAAACACAGCTGCAGGCAGAAATGAACGGCAGAATTCTACAACAGTCCGGGCCTTTTGAAACGGAGAAGAAACAAATTCAAACCAAAATAGCGGACTATCAAAGATCTTATGATTCGGCTTCCGTGGAACTCGAGAAAGAAATTCTGGGCAAGCAAAGCGGCTTAACCAGCGGAAAAGTCGGTTATGGCACCAATGCGAAACGAAAAGCCGAACTGAAAGAACAGCGCCGGCAGGATCTGGAAAATTACCGGCAACAAATCGCGCCGCGACAGGATTATTTAGATAAAGAAATTTCGAAAGTTTATACCAATATCGAAACAGAGCGAACGAAAACCGAAACCTTCGAAGATAAATTTAACGGGTTTGCCGCGCGGCTTCAGGCGTTGGATGAACTCGGAAAAAATACGGCCATCATTGGCGTTGCCGCAGCTTTCATTATGGGACTTTTTATTTCCCTCGAAATTGCGCCGGTTTTGGTGAAATTAATTTCGGCTGTGGGACCTTACGATTATCTCCTGGAAAAAACCGAAAATGATTTCCGTTTATATTCAAAAGAAAAAATTGAAAAAGGAAATGCCGGCACCGATTGGCGCATTGATGATTTTAAAGACCGACTCGGAAAAGATAATCCGGATATTTAA
- the ruvC gene encoding crossover junction endodeoxyribonuclease RuvC, producing MQTEKIILGIDPGTSIMGFGLISIKAGKMEMISMHELLLSKYPNHETKLKYIFDRTLSLIDEFHPDEVALEAPFFGKNVQSMLKLGRAQGVAMAASLHRDVPITEYSPKKIKMSITGNGNASKEQVAGMLKSLLNLKEFPTKYLDASDGLAVAVCHHFNSGNLTSEKSFTGWESFLKQNPDRLK from the coding sequence GTGCAAACAGAAAAAATTATTTTAGGAATCGATCCCGGAACCAGTATTATGGGTTTTGGACTTATCTCAATAAAGGCCGGTAAGATGGAAATGATTTCCATGCACGAACTTCTTCTGAGCAAATATCCGAACCACGAGACGAAACTGAAATATATTTTCGACCGAACTTTATCTTTGATCGATGAGTTTCATCCGGATGAAGTGGCGCTTGAAGCTCCTTTCTTCGGAAAAAATGTACAGTCTATGCTGAAACTCGGCCGCGCCCAGGGTGTTGCAATGGCAGCCTCGCTTCACCGCGATGTCCCGATTACCGAATATTCGCCGAAAAAAATTAAAATGTCGATTACCGGAAACGGAAATGCCAGTAAAGAGCAGGTTGCAGGAATGCTGAAAAGTCTTCTGAACCTGAAAGAATTTCCGACCAAATATCTGGACGCTTCCGATGGTTTAGCCGTGGCAGTTTGCCATCATTTCAATTCGGGAAACCTCACTTCGGAAAAATCTTTTACCGGTTGGGAAAGTTTTCTGAAACAGAACCCGGATCGCTTAAAATAA
- a CDS encoding M64 family metallopeptidase gives MKKLLLLLLMSPWCFSQVFETIPIFENGPKEKRINMVVMGDGFTADQQADFVTNATSLVDYIFSKVPYAQYKNYFNVYAIKVISPETGVKHPGNATDVTEPVIPITNPNNFLGSSFDVGGTHRCLYSSSTNKVTNVLASNVPDFDIAFILGNSPEYGGCGGTYAFLSKHSQANEIVVHELGHSFGKLADEYWFSGTGESPNKTKDSNPATNRWKNWIGLNSVGIYPYEESPTWFRPHQNCEMRYLNREFCAVCRQQLIERVHTLQTPIDSFTPDNSSGINLSGPIIFTVNEILPNPNTLENTWTLNGNPLSETASSVNIAAADFTNGVNTVQFSVIDNNSLLKVDNHAALHVSTVLWTVNKTLSAVDVNSSVRSFAVYPNPATAQIFIKDQKNNLKNVSVAIFDASGRSVKKLKAKTLSSGEVSVDLAGLLPQTYIIKVYENDVLILSQKIIKE, from the coding sequence ATGAAAAAACTTTTACTTCTTTTATTGATGAGTCCATGGTGTTTCTCTCAGGTTTTTGAAACCATTCCGATCTTCGAAAACGGTCCGAAAGAAAAAAGAATCAATATGGTGGTGATGGGCGACGGGTTTACGGCAGATCAGCAGGCAGATTTCGTAACCAATGCAACTTCTCTTGTGGATTATATTTTCAGCAAGGTACCGTACGCACAATACAAAAACTATTTTAATGTTTATGCGATTAAAGTAATTTCTCCGGAAACGGGCGTAAAACATCCTGGAAATGCCACCGACGTTACCGAACCTGTTATTCCCATAACCAACCCGAATAATTTTCTTGGAAGTTCTTTTGATGTGGGCGGAACGCACCGGTGTCTGTACTCCAGCAGCACGAATAAAGTGACGAACGTTTTGGCGAGCAATGTTCCGGATTTCGACATTGCCTTTATACTCGGAAATTCGCCGGAATACGGCGGCTGCGGCGGAACATATGCCTTTCTGTCGAAACATTCGCAGGCCAATGAAATTGTGGTTCATGAACTGGGACATTCTTTTGGGAAATTAGCCGATGAGTATTGGTTTTCGGGAACAGGAGAATCCCCCAACAAAACAAAAGACAGCAACCCGGCTACCAACAGATGGAAGAATTGGATTGGACTTAATTCGGTGGGAATTTACCCTTACGAAGAAAGTCCCACCTGGTTCCGGCCTCATCAAAATTGCGAAATGCGCTATCTGAACCGCGAATTTTGCGCCGTTTGCAGACAACAATTGATTGAAAGAGTTCACACTTTGCAAACGCCCATCGACTCGTTTACCCCGGATAATTCTTCCGGAATTAATCTTTCGGGACCAATTATTTTTACGGTGAACGAAATTCTACCCAACCCCAATACTTTAGAAAATACGTGGACTTTAAATGGAAATCCCCTGAGTGAGACCGCCAGTTCGGTTAATATTGCGGCTGCTGACTTTACAAACGGCGTAAATACCGTGCAGTTTTCCGTGATTGATAATAACAGTCTCCTGAAAGTTGATAATCACGCGGCTCTCCACGTTTCTACGGTTCTCTGGACGGTCAACAAAACCCTTTCCGCGGTCGATGTCAACAGTTCTGTGCGGTCTTTCGCCGTTTATCCAAATCCCGCTACCGCGCAGATTTTTATTAAAGACCAGAAAAATAATTTGAAGAATGTTTCAGTCGCTATTTTTGATGCGTCAGGAAGAAGTGTAAAGAAACTAAAAGCAAAAACATTAAGTTCCGGCGAAGTTTCTGTGGATCTTGCAGGGCTTTTACCACAAACTTATATCATTAAAGTTTATGAAAACGATGTATTAATTCTTTCGCAGAAAATTATTAAGGAGTAA
- a CDS encoding serine hydrolase, protein MLQKIRPFYIIFSFLLIFSCKSDAEKVAEKTAARNAVIDSTVQLFQRKLLKAQIDSVFSKTQFNGSVSIRQNEEILYEKESGFEDFSTKAKLDSSSIFAIGSISKQFTAVLVLLQEEEGKLSTEDKVSKYLKEFQPKQFENITIKELLNHTSGLSDFGNGLLSQPGAEFHYSNKGFHYLGKIIEKVSGKSYDENALKLFKRAGMTNSSTAKIFKGKHFASAYIGNAQNFERIENMPQRLSNISISVPAGGILSTTNDLHRWNIALFTGKILTASSLKKMTEKSAKRNHAILGKMNYGLGIMMKVEKPEVYFHTGYVKGSPSLNMYYPETKTSVVILSNIANESKGKNAFFEPHKAVKKAADPVEIAVVELRQQMLNIQIPK, encoded by the coding sequence GTGCTTCAAAAAATTCGACCCTTTTATATCATCTTTTCGTTCCTGCTTATTTTTTCCTGTAAATCGGACGCAGAAAAAGTCGCGGAAAAAACTGCAGCGAGAAATGCGGTTATCGACAGCACCGTTCAGCTTTTTCAGCGGAAATTGTTAAAAGCGCAGATTGATTCGGTGTTTTCGAAGACGCAGTTTAACGGCAGTGTTTCTATCCGTCAGAATGAGGAAATTTTATATGAAAAGGAAAGCGGCTTCGAAGATTTCAGCACCAAAGCGAAACTCGACAGCAGTTCCATTTTTGCGATCGGCTCCATAAGCAAGCAGTTTACTGCGGTTCTGGTTTTATTGCAGGAGGAAGAGGGGAAACTTTCTACGGAAGATAAGGTTTCAAAATATTTAAAGGAGTTTCAACCGAAACAGTTCGAAAACATTACTATTAAAGAACTCTTGAATCATACGTCCGGCCTCAGCGATTTCGGAAATGGATTGCTTTCGCAGCCCGGCGCGGAGTTTCATTATTCCAACAAAGGTTTTCATTATTTAGGCAAGATTATCGAAAAAGTATCGGGAAAATCGTATGATGAGAATGCTTTGAAACTTTTTAAAAGAGCCGGAATGACGAACTCTTCCACTGCCAAAATTTTTAAAGGAAAACATTTTGCCTCAGCTTACATTGGAAATGCGCAGAATTTTGAAAGAATAGAAAATATGCCGCAGCGGCTGTCCAATATTTCGATATCTGTTCCTGCAGGTGGAATTTTATCCACCACCAATGATCTGCATCGCTGGAACATCGCTTTATTTACAGGGAAAATTCTGACCGCTTCCTCTTTAAAAAAGATGACTGAAAAATCTGCCAAAAGAAATCATGCCATTTTGGGCAAAATGAATTACGGTTTAGGCATCATGATGAAAGTGGAAAAGCCTGAAGTTTACTTTCATACCGGCTATGTAAAAGGGTCGCCATCTTTAAATATGTATTATCCGGAGACAAAAACCTCCGTAGTGATCCTGTCGAATATTGCTAACGAAAGCAAAGGCAAAAATGCTTTTTTCGAGCCACACAAAGCAGTTAAGAAAGCCGCCGATCCGGTGGAAATTGCTGTGGTAGAATTGCGGCAGCAAATGTTGAACATTCAAATTCCCAAATAA